In a genomic window of Piliocolobus tephrosceles isolate RC106 chromosome 1, ASM277652v3, whole genome shotgun sequence:
- the PARK7 gene encoding protein/nucleic acid deglycase DJ-1: MASKRALVILAKGAEEMETVIPVDVMRRAGIKVTVAGLAGKDPVQCSRDVVICPDASLEDAKKEGPYDVVVLPGGNLGAQNLSESAAVKEILKEQENRKGLIAAICAGPTALLAHEIGFGSKVTTHPLAKDKMMNGGHYTYSENRVEKDGLILTSRGPGTSFEFALAIVEALNGKEVAAQVKAPLVLKD; the protein is encoded by the exons atggCTTCCAAAAGAGCTCTGGTCATCCTGGCTAAAGGAGCAGAGGAAATGGAGACGGTCATCCCTGTAGATGTCATGAGGCGAGCTGGG ATTAAGGTCACCGTTGCAGGTCTGGCTGGAAAAGACCCAGTACAGTGTAGCCGTGATGTGGTCATTTGTCCTGATGCCAGTCTTGAAGATGCAAAAAAAGAG GGACCGTATGATGTGGTGGTTCTACCAGGAGGTAATCTGGGTGCACAGAATTTATCTGAG TCTGCTGCCGTGAAGGAGATACTGAAGGAGCAGGAAAACCGGAAGGGCCTGATAGCCGCCATCTGTGCAG gtccTACTGCTCTGTTGGCTCATGAAATAGGTTTTGGAAGTAAAGTTACCACACACCCTCTTGCTAAAGACAAAATGATGAATGGAG GTCATTACACCTACTCTGAGAATCGTGTGGAAAAGGACGGCCTGATTCTTACAAGCCGGGGGCCTGGGACCAGCTTTGAGTTTGCACTTGCAATTGTTGAAGCCCTGAACGGCAAGGAGGTGGCGGCTCAAGTGAAGGCTCCGCTTGTTCTTAAAGACTAG